GGATCAGGGCTTTGCGCAAGGCGGTGAACCGCCCGCACCGCCGGGAACATCCTCTGCAATTGCAGAATGTGCCCGCTCAGCCGCTCTTCAGGGCCTCCTCGAGCAGTTCGCGGCAGGCGACGAGATCCTGGAGCGCCCGTTCCAGCCGTTCACGGTCGGCCGGATTCGGGCCGGCGCGCTCGCTCGGGCCCTTGCGGAAGGTGGTGAGGACCTCCTCGTCGTCGATCTCGGCGAAGCGGAAGTCGATGCCTTCCTCCTCCTCGCCCTGGTAATCGTCGTCGTCGGTGTCGACGCCGCGGACCTCTTGTTCCTCCTCGGTCTCCATCAGGCTCTGCCCGATCGCATCCTCGATCGCGCCGAACGAGACCGCGGCCGACGAATCGGCGAGCCCCTGGACGGACTTGATGCCGTGCTCCTTGAGGATCCGCTGCACGCCGCGGATGGTATAGCCCTCGCCGTAGAGCAGCCGGCGGATGCCCTTGAGCAGGTCGACGTCGTCGGGGCGGTAGTAGCGGCGGCCGCCGCTGCGCTTCATCGGCTTGATCTGGGAGAAGCGGGTCTCCCAGAACCGCAGTACGTGCTGCGGGATATCGAGGTCCTGCGCTACTTCGCTGATGGTGCGGAACGCATCCGGCGCCTTGTCCAAATGCCGGCTCCTTATGGGAGGCGATTAGGCCTCCGGTTGAGTCTTGCTACCGTCGCCATTGGCCTTGTGTTGCGCATTGATCCGCTGCTTCAGGATGGCGGACGGCTTGAACACCATCACCCGGCGCGGCGAGATCGGCACTTCCGTGCCGGTCTTCGGATTGCGGCCGATACGCTGGCCCTTCTTGCGCACCATGAAGGAGCCGAACGAGGACAGTTTCACCGTCTCGCCCCGCTCAAGGCAATCGGTGATCTCCTTCAACACGAGTTCCACGAAGGCAGACGATTCCGTCCGCGACAGTCCGACCTTTTGGTAGACGGCCTCGCAGAGATCAACACGCGTTACGGTTTTACTAGTCTCGGTCATCGCCCTGCCCCACATCACGGCGAACAATTGTCGTCTAAAATTATGAGGTTACGAGACGACGGTCAACCCGCTCAGCAGTGCTTGAGTCGGCAAAATGGCCCGCAATCTCGGCAAAATTTCATCAATCGCGCTCTACCAGCGCACGAGCGCGGAGCCCCAGGTGAAGCCGCCCCCCATCGCTTCGAGCAGAACCAGGTCGCCGCGCTTGATGCGGCCGTCCTTCAGCGCCACCGAAAGCGCCAGCGGAATCGATGCGGCCGAGGTGTTGCCGTGGCGGTCGACGGTGAGCACCACCTTCTGCGGTGCGATATGCAACTTATGCGCGGAGGCGTCGATAATTCGCTTATTGGCCTGGTGCGGCACGAACCAGTCAATGCTCTCGGCATTGAGGCCGGTGGCCTCGAAGGCATCGACGATCACGTCAGTGATCATGCCGACCGCATGCTTGAAGACCTCGCGGCCTTCCATGCGCAGGTGACCGACGGTCTGCGTCGAGGACGGACCGCCATCGACGAACAGCTTGGCCTTGTGGCGGCCGTCGGAGCGCAGATGCGTGGTCAGCAAGCCGCGGTCGGCGGCGGCGTTGCCCGGCTGCTCCTGCGCCTCCAGCACGATCGCGCCGGCCCCGTCGCCGAACAGCACGCAAGTGCCGCGATCGTTCCAGTCGAGGATGCGTGAAAAGGTCTCCGCACCGATGACGAGCGCGCGCTTGTAGGCGCCGGTGCGCAAGAAATTGTCGGCGGTCGCGAGCGCGAACACGAAGCCCGAGCACACCGCCTGAAGGTCGAAGGCCGCGCCATGGGTGATGCCGAGCCCATGCTGCACGGCGACCGCGGTCGCGGGGAACGTGTTGTCCGGCGTCGAGGTTGCCAGCACGATCAGCTCGATCGACTGCGCGTCCACGCCGGCATTGGCGAGCGCGGCCTGCGCGGCCTTGATCGCCAGATGCGAGGTGAACTCGCCTTCCGCCGCGACGTGGCGCTCGCGAATGCCGGTGCGCTGCACGATCCAGTCGTCGGACGTGTCGACGCGCTGCGCCAGCTGGGCATTGGTCAGAACCTGCTCCGGCAGATAGGCGCCGCAGCCCAGTACGACCGAACGAATTTTGGTCACGAAACAGCCTCCTGCGCGGTCGGCACTGAAGTCAGCGCGCCACCGTCGCGGTTGAGCATCTGATTGATCTTGGTCAGGAGATCGTAATGCACCATCTCATAGCCAACATCGATCGCGTAGGCAAAGCCTTCGGCAGTGACGCCGCCATGGCTCTTGACCACGACCCCTTTCAATCCGAGGAAAACCCCACCATTGGACTTGTTGGGGTCCATCTTGTCGCGCAGGGTCTGAAAGGCGCCGCGGGCGAAAAGATAGCCGAGCTTGGACATCCAGCTCCGCTGCATTTCGTTGCGGAGCAGTTCCGCCATCTGGCGCGCGGTTCCCTCGGCGGCCTTGAGCGCGATGTTGCCACTGAATCCCTCGGTCACGATCACGTCGGCCAGACCCTTGCCGATGCCGTCTCCCTCGACGAAGCCGATATAGTCGAGCTGCGGCAGGTTCATTGCGCGCAGCGTTTCGCCGGCCTCGCGGATCTCCTCGTGGCCCTTGATCTCCTCGACCCCGATATTGAGCAGGCCGACCGTGGGGCGCGGCTTGTTGAACAAGACGCTTGCCATCGCCGCGCCCATGACCGCCAGCGACACCAGATGGTGCGCATCGCCGCCGATGGTGGCGCCGAGGTCGAGCACGACGGATTCGCCGCGTTTGGTAGGCCATATCCCCGTGATCGCCGGGCGGTCGATGCCGGGCAGCGTGCGCAGATGGAAGCGTGACATCGCCATCAGCGCGCCGGTGTTGCCGGCTGAGATCGCGACATCCGCGTCACCCTTCTTCACAGCGTCGATCGCTAGCCACATCGAGGAGGTCCTGCGGCCGCGCCGCAGCGCCTGGCTCGGCTTGTCCTCCATGCTGACGGCGACGTCGGTGTGGATCACCTTCGAGGCGGCCTTCAGCAAGGGGTGCTTCTGGAGCTCCGGCTCGATCTTGGCGCGGTCGCCGACCAGCAGGAATTCGACATCGGGATGCCGGGCAAGCGAGATGGCAGCACCGGGAATGACCACGGGGGCGCCGACGTCGCCCCCCATGGCGTCAAGCGCAATTCGAACCTTGCTTGGCATAGAAGTCCCGGAAACCTGATCTCGTGCGGTCAAAAGCTGGCGGGGCCGCGAAATGGGTTCGCCATCATCAACAGCGATCGGCCAGGCGCCACACCGCACCCGGACCGGGCCGCGACAATAGCGTTTCCCCGCGTCGAAACAACCTCTTGACCCCAGACTTTTACATCCCGGGCGATCACGGATCGTACCCGCCCCAGCGAGAAAAACATCATGAAGTCAAGCCGATGGAGCAATCTTTCAACCTGACGAGGCAAACCATTCATGCACATCGCAAAGCGAGCCCGCCCGCGGCGCACCGTTATTTGCCCTCATTTGCGCTTGGGCTTGTCCTGAAGCGCCTTCAACGCCGCAAAGGGGTGATCCTCGGGATCGGGAGCGGTCACCTGCGCCTCGAACACCGCGCCCGGTTTGCGCGGATAGGGGTCGATGCCCAGGAACAGGGCGTCCGTCGCCAGCCGGCCGAGATCGATGGCGCCGGCCATGATCGCCTCCGGCGGCTCGGGGGCAGCCTCCGCGCCGTCGCTGTCATGCCCCTCCTCGATGAGGTCGGCCAGTCGCCGCGCCTCGGCTTCGGGGGCAAACATCAGGTCGATCTCCTCGTCGATCTCGCTCTCGATCGGGTCGAGCGTCACCACACAGGTCTGACCGATCCGCGCCCGCACGCTGCCGGTGACATGCACCCGCCCGCCGCTCTTCGGGGACATGTCGAAAGAGGCCTGGGCGGAGAGGATCTCGCGAACCCCCGCAACCTCGGCCATGGCCTCGCGCTCGCGGCTCGATGCCTCGATCTCCCGATGCAGGCCGGTGTCCGGGATCTGCGCCACGATCACGGGCACGCGCCATGGATCGGTCTCGGGTCCGGCATTGGATCTGGTCATGGCGCCACATACTCCCCAGGCGGCGATGGAAACGCAAATAAACCGCGCAGCAGCGCGCTCTGGTCGGTCCGGGCGAGATCAGCCTCCGTGGCCCTGGCATAGGCCGCAAGCCTACGCGCCTGCGCGCTGTCCGTCCCATTCAAGATGTTCTTGCTCAAGATATTCTTGGAGATCGCCAATGCCAGCGCCTCGCCGCCCGCGTCCATTGCCTGGTCATAGGCCCGGGCCCGGCCATAAAAGGCCTCTCCAAAGGCCCGCATCCGCTTGGGGACGGTCTGATCCCCGATGCCCATCTCCCGCAGATTGTCGTCCATGTCCTCGCAGAAGCGGTCGAACAGCGCCTGCGAGAGCTCGGTGCCGTCAGAAGCCGCCCGCAGCCGCCGCAGCAGGAGCCACAAATGCAGGAGAAGCAGGTCGAATCGGCCGTTAACCGTGTCCGGGACGGCCAAGTCCCGGTAAAACATGGGTTCTCGCGCCTGCGTCACGATCATGCCATAGATGGTCTCAATGGTGCCGCGCGGGGCTAGCCGGGGTTTCCTGAAGTGTTTGAACGGCCAGAGCATTGTGGGTTCCGCAAGCGTGCGCGCGCGGGTTGCGCTTGCCGCATCTGCCCGGTACTTCAGCGCCTCGCGCGACGCAAGGGGACGGGATCCTTCCGAGAATGACCAATTCGAGCCAGACCAGCCACCGCGGAGCCAAGGCGCGCGGCCATTACGCGCGCTGGCGCGTCGTCGCCGCCGCGGCGCTCGTCGGCATCGCGCTTGCCGCTTGCACCGGCGAGCAATTCCAGAAGGGCTACATCCTGCCGCCGGGCGCACTCGAGCAGATTCCACTCGGCGCGAGCCAGGATCAGGTGCTGATCGTGATGGGTACGCCCTCCACCGTCGCAACGCTCGACGGCGAGGTATTTTATTACATCTCGCAGCGCTCCGAGCGTCCGGTCGCCTTCATGAACCAGAGTGTGGTCGACCAACGCGTGATCGCGATCTACTTCGACAAGAACCGGCGCGTGCGCCGCCTTGCGAATTACGGCCTACAAGACGGCAAGATTTTCGACTTCATCAGCCGGACGACGCCGACCTCGGGCCAGGAGCTCAGTTACCTCACGCCGCTGTTCAAGCTGCTCAGCTTCAACTGAGGTTCGGCTGCGACGTCGTGCCGCTCCGCGCCGCTTGCGGTCGTGCAGCGCGTTCCCTACGCTCCCCGCAAAAGAGGCAGGGGGCAAATTCATGATCAGGAGATCGTTTTCCCGTCGGCGCGTGCTGACCGGCGCGGCAGCCCTGTCGACGGCGGCGATCTTGCCGCGCACGAGCCTGGCGGACTGGAAGCCCGCCGAGAACATCCGCATCATCGTGCCGGCGGCCGCCGGCGGCTCGACAGACGTCATGGGACGGCTGCTCGCGGCGCATCTGCAAACCACCTGGGGCCAGTCGGCGATCGTGGAGAACCGCTCGGGCGGCGGCGGCACCATCGGCACCGCGGAAGCCGCGCGCGCCAAAGCGGATGGCCACACCATCCTGATCGGCAATCCCGGTCCCAACGCGATCGCCTATAGCATCTTCAAGAACCTCAGCTACAAGGCCGACCAACTCCAGCCGGTCTCCAACATGATCCGGATCCCGAACATCGTCTCGGCGCATCCGAAGACCGGCATCAAGTCGATCGCCGAGCTGATTGCCATCCTCAAGGCCAATCCGGACAAGTTCAGCTACGCATCCTCCGGCGTCGGCCAGAGCCCTCACCTCACCGGCGCCTGGTTCCTCCAGCTCACCGGGCTGAAGATGACGCACATCCCGTTCCGCGGCGCGGGCCCCGCGCTTCAGGCGGCGCTCGCGGGCGATATCCAGATCCTGTTCGACAACCTCTATCCGAGCCTGCCGCAAGTGCAGAACGGCACGCTCAACGGGCTCTGCGTCACCACGCCGGAGCGCAGCGAGCTCGCGCCCAAACTTGCGACCATGCGCGAGAGCGCGCCCGAGCTCGCCAATTTCGACGTGTCGTCCTGGTTCGGCGTGTTCCTGCCGAAGAGCGTGCCCGCACCAGTGCTCGAGGCGCTGAACCTTCAGGTGAAGGCGATGCTCGCCCGCGAGGACATCAAGAAGAACATCGCCTCGATGGGCGCCCGCGCCGACTATGGCACCCCGCAGCAGTTTTCCGACTTCGTCGATGCCGAGGCCAGGAAGTTCGCAGGCATCATCGCGAAGGAAGGCTTGCAGATGGACGCGCAGTGACTGATCCGTAGGGCGGGTTAGCCTTACTGTGTCACTAACCCTCATGGTGAGGAGCGCGAAACGCGTCTCGAACCATGAGGCCCCGCCTGTGGCCCACATCCTTCGAGACGCTTGCTTCGCAAGCTCCTCAGCATGAGGAGTTAGAGCGTTTGTGACCCAGTAAGGTTGGCGAAGCGTAACGCCTCTTTATGTTGCCCGAGAAGCGGTGGATTACGCTTCGCTAATCCACCCTGCGCAGCCCCCAAACAAAAAACCCCGCGGCACGCGCCGCGGGGTTTTGTTTTAAGCCGCAGCTCGCTGCTCAGTGCGCGAGGATCGCCAGGAGCAGGAGCGCCACGATGTTGGTGATCTTGATCATCGGGTTGACCGCGGGGCCGGCCGTATCCTTGTAGGGATCCCCAACGGTGTCGCCGGTCACGGCGGACTTGTGGGCGTCAGAGCCCTTGCCGCCGAAATGGCCGTCCTCGATGTACTTCTTGGCGTTGTCCCAGGCGCCACCGCCCGAGGTCATGGAGATCGCGACGAACAGGCCCGTCACGATCACGCCGAGCAGCATGGCACCGACGGCCGAGAATGCCGCCGACTTGCCGGCCGCACCGCCGCCCGCGATCGCGTAGATCAAGAAGTACACGACGATCGGCGACAGCACCGGCAGCAGCGAGGGGATGATCATCTCCTTGATCGCCGCCTTGGTCAAAAGGTCGACCGCCTTGCCGTAGTCCGGCTTGTCGGTGCCCTGCATGATGCCGGGCTTCTCGCGGAACTGGCGCCGCACCTCTTCGACGATCGCGCCGGCCGCACGTCCGACCGCGGTCATGCCCATCGCGCCGAACAGATACGGCAGCAGGCCGCCGAACAGCAGGCCCACGACCACGTAGGGATTGTTGAGCGAGAAGTCCGGATTGACGCCGGCAAAGTAGGCGTGCTGCGCGGACCCCGCGACGAAGAACTTGAGGTCCTGATTGTAGGCCGCGAACAGCACCAGCGCACCGAGACCGGCGGAGCCGATCGCGTAGCCTTTGGTCACCGCCTTGGTGGTGTTGCCGACCGCGTCGAGCGCGTCGGTCGATTTGCGCACCTCCTTGGGCAGACCCGCCATCTCGGCGATGCCGCCGGCGTTGTCGGTCACCGGGCCGAACGCGTCGAGCGCCACGATCATGCCGGCGAGCGCCAGCATGGTGGCGGTCGCGATCGCGATGCCGAACAGGCCGGCAAGGCTATAGGTGACGAGAATGCCGGCGATGATGACGATCGCGGGCAGCGCGGTCGCTTCCATCGAGACGGCGAGGCCCTGGATCACGTTGGTGCCGTGACCAGTCACCGAGGCCTGAGCGATCGACTTCACCGGCCGATAGTCGGTGCCAGTGTAGTACTCGGTGATCCAGATGATCAGCGCGGTGACGACGAGGCCGACCACGCCGCATTCGAACAGGGCCGCGCCGGTGTAGTCGACGCCTTCGAGCTTGCCGAAGCCGATCAGGTAGTAGATCACGCCGGCGATGCCGATCAGCGACAGGACGCCGGTCGCGATCAGGCCCTTGTAGAGCGCGCCCATGATCGACTGGCTCGGCCCGAGCTTCACGAAGAATGTGCCGATGATCGAGGTTATGATGCAGATGCCGCCGATCGCGAGCGGCAGCGTCATCATGCTGGCGAGGATCGGCGTCTTGGCGAAGAAGATCGCCGCCAGAACCATGGTGGCGACCGCGGTCACCGCGTAGGTCTCAAACAGGTCGGCGGCCATACCGGCGCAGTCGCCGACGTTGTCGCCGACGTTGTCGGCGATCGTCGCCGGGTTACGCGGATCGTCCTCGGGAATGCCGGCCTCGACCTTGCCGACAAGGTCGCCGCCGACATCCGCACCCTTGGTGAAGATGCCACCACCGAGACGGGCGAAGATCGAGATCAGCGAGGCGCCGAAGCCGAGCGCCACCATGGCGTCGACGACGGTGCGGCTGTCAGGTGCAAGCTTCAGCGAATAGGTCAGGAAGCCGAAATAGAGGGTCACGCCGAGCAGCGCGAGGCCCGCCACGAGAAGGCCGGTGATGGCGCCGGCCTTGAAGGCGAGTTCGAGACCGCCTGCAAGCGACGTCGTCGCGGCCTGCGCGGTGCGCACATTGGCGCGGACCGAGACGTTCATGCCGATGAAGCCGGCGGCCCCCGACAGGATGGCGCCGATGGCAAAGCCGACGGCGACATAGATACCCAGGAAATAGGCAAGCAGTGCAAAGATGACGATGCCGACGATGCCGATTGTCGTGTACTGGCGTCGCAGGTAGGCCTGTGCGCCTTCACGGACTGCTCCGGCGATTTCCTGCATGCGCGGCGACCCCGCATCCGCGCCCAATACCGAAGACGTCGCCCAGATCGCGTAGACGACAGAGAGCACTCCGCAGAGCACTATCAACCATAATGCTGTCATGTGAATTTTGCCTCGGATCCTTGATGTACCCCCGGCGCCGATTTTTTCCCGTCGTGACGGAGTGGCGCCTTAAAGCGGGACTGCGCCTCCCCAAAAGGAGCAGTCCCGATGGGCGGGGACCTTGCCAAAATCGCCATGCCCGTGCAACGCCGGAGGCGCGAAAATCGTCGATCTCGGCAGGTATTTAGATCGAAGCCCCCCGTTTCGCGGAAATCCCTAGAAGTGGCTGTAGGACAGCCGCTCGAGGACCAGTTCCCGGCCCGTGCCATCCAGGAAGCGCGGCGCCTCATTTCCCGGCACTATCGTTCCGATGACGGTCACGGCCAAGCCTGCCGCCCGCCCGGCTGCAATCAGCTCGGCGCAGCGCGCGTCAGAAACAGTGCACAGAATTTCATAGTCATCGCCACCGGACAGCAGCGCCTCGATCCCGCTGGCGCCACGCGCAACAAGGCCGGCGGCCGGCGCCGACAGCGGCACGCCCGCCGTATCGATCGTGGCCGACACGCCTGAGGCCGCACAGAGCTTGGCGAGATCGCCGGCAAGCCCATCAGAGACATCCATCGCAGCGCTCGCACAGTCGCGCACGGCCTGCGCCAGCGCGTTGCGGGGCTGCGGGATGCGGAAGCGTGCGACCAGGAAATCCCGCGCGGCCGGATCGGACGCCAGCGCCTTGGCGGCAGCACCGCCCTTGAGCACGTCGAGGCCGAGCGCGGCATCGCCGATCGTGCCGGTCACCACGACGCGGTCGCCGGCCATGGCTCCTGTACGGCCGATCATCCGCCCAGACGGCACGCGGCCGAAGGCTGTGATCGAGATCATCTGCGGTCCTGGCGTGGAGACCGTATCTCCGCCGAGCAGCGGGCACGCGAAGCTCTTGGCGTCCTCGCCCAACGCGTCGGCGAATGGCTTCAGCCAGGCGTCGTCCTTGCTGCGCAGCGCCAGCGTCAGCACGAAGCCCGCCGGCGTGGCGCCCTTCGCCGCAAGGTCGGACAGGTTTACCCGCAACGCCTTGCGGGCGATGGTATCGGGCGGGTCGTCCGCAAGATAATGCACGCCTTCGACCACGGCGTCCGTGGTGACGACGATGTCCTCGCCGGAGGATTTCAGGATGGCAGCATCATCGACCAGCCCGAACGCGCCGGGATCAGTCGCCAGCGGCTTGAAATAGCGCGCGATGAGGGAGTCTTCGCCGGAAATGTCTTGCGCGTTCGCCATCGGCGTTAGCCCCAAACACAACTGTCATCGCCCGGCTTGACCGGGCGATCCAGTACGCCGAGACGCCTGATCACAATTACCACTGCCGCGGCGTACTGGATCACCCGCTTTCGCGCGCGATGACAGCGGTATGTGTAACTACGACCGCCCGAACTCGTCGCCGCGAAAATGGCGGCCGATCTGGTCGAGCACCGCGTTGACCATACCCGTCTCCTCGCGATCGACGAAGGCATTGGCGACGTCGACATATTCGGAGACCACGACGCGGCCCGGCACGTCCTTGCGATGCTGCAATTCATAGGCCCCTGCCCGCAGCACCGCGCGCAGAATCGCCTCGATGCGCTTCAGGGGCCAGCCCTTCGAGAGCGCTTCGTCGATCAGGGGATCAAGCTTCTTCTGGTCGCGCACGACGCCCGAGACGACGTCGCGAAAGAAGGCAGCTTCCGCCGGCAGATATTTGTCGCCTTCGACCTCGTTGCCGAGCCAATGGCTCTCGAACTCGGCGAAAATGTCGTTGATGCCGGCGCCCGCGATGTCCATCTGGTAGAGCGCCTGCACGGCCGCGAGCCGTGCGGCGCCGCGCCGGTTCGCTTTCTTCTCCACGCCGCCCGGCTGTTTTTTGCTGGTGTCAGCCATGGTCACGCTCGCGCCAGCCGGCGTTTGATGCGCAGCATCGCAAGTGCCGCACGCGCCGCATCGCCGCCCTTGTTGAGATCGCTGGCGCGCGCCCGCGCCCAGGCCTGCTCCTCCGTGTTGACGGTGAGAATGCCGTTGCCGAGCGGCAGCTTGCGCGCCACGGCGAGATCCATCAGGGCGCGCGAGGACTCCTGCGAGACGATCTCGAAATGGATGGTGTCGCCACGGATCACGCAGCCGAGCGCGATCACGGCGTCATAGGGCTTCCCGTTGCCCGCGGCCGCGTCGACCGCGATGGCCACGGCTGCGGGGATTTCCAGCGCGCCGGGAACCGTGATCACGTCATGAGTGAGGCCGGCCGCCTTCAGCTCGGCGATTGCGCCTTCCAAAAGTGCATCCTGGAGGTCGTCATAGAAGCGCGCCTCGACAATCAGCGCACGCGCGCCGGAAATGTCGGTCTGGTCCTTCAGGGGTGCGCGCCGCGCGTCTGCCATCGTTCAATCCGTTCTACTGAGGTCGGCGCGTTATGTAGTCGCCGCAAGCGGTTAAGCCAAGTTCAAAAGACATCGTTGCCGCCAAATGACGGCCGTGCCGTCACTTCATTTCGGTCAGCCGCGCCGCATAGCGGGCCATCAGGTCGACCTCGATATTGACCTCGTCCCCGGCGCGCCAGGCACCGATGGTTGTGACGCTGAGGGTGTGCGGGATGATCAGGACCGAAAAGGTCACGTCCTTGACCGTATTGATGGTCAAGGACACGCCGTCTAGCGTGATCGAGCCCTTGGTCGCGATGAAGCGCGCGAGCTCCCGCGTGGTCTTGAGCTCGAACCGCGCCATGTCGGGCAGGTCCTCGCGACTGACGAGGGTCGCAATCCCGTCGGCATGTCCTGCGACGATATGGCCGCCCAGCTCGTCACCGATCTTCAGGGCCCGCTCGAGGTTGAGCTTCGTACCGATCTTCCAGTGCTTGGCCGTCGTCAGCGCCAGCGTCTCCGCAGCGGCGTCGACGTCGAACCAGCTTTTGCCACCTTCGACGCCGGACGCCACCACCGTCAGGCAGACGCCGTTGCAGGCGATCGAGGCGCCATCGGCGATCGTCGCACGATCGTAGCGGCAGGCGATCCGCAAGCGATGCAACTGGCCCTGCGCCGTTGGCGTCAGGCCGACGATCTCGCCGATATCAGTGACAATGCCGGTGAACATTCAAGCGCGCTCGTAGATGGTGAGAGTATCCCCGTCGAATGTTTCGCTAGCATGAACCTTGAAGGCGGGCGACTGCGTGATTTTTGACAAGGGCAATGCATCGAGCGCATCGACGCCGCCGGCGCCGATGGCTTCCGTCCCGCGGAACAGCCAGATTTCATCCACCAGATCGGCCGCGACGAACGACGAGGCCACGTGGCTGCCGCCCTCGACCATCAGCCGGGTGATGCCTTTCTCGGCCAGCGCGTGCAGCAGCGCGGGAAGATCTAGCCTCGGCCGGCTGCCGGCCGGCATGCGCATGACCTGGGCGCCGGCTGCGCCGAGCCGCGTCGCTGCGACAGGATCCGCGAGCTCCGAGCCGATCACCCACAGCGGCGTCTCGCGTGCGGAGTGAACGAGTTGGCTCGATGCCGGAATGCGTAAATTCCGGTCCATCACGATGCGCACCGGAGAACGTGCTTCCATGCCCGGCAGGCGGCAGGTCAAAAGCGGATCGTCCGCAAGCACCGTGCCGATGCCGACCAGGATGGCATCGCTCCGCGCTCGCAGGAGGTGCACGCGGTTGCGCGCGGCCTCCCCGGTGATCGCGACCGGCTTGCTGCCGGCCGCACCGATCTTGTCGTCGGGCGAGACCGCAAGCTTCAGGATCACATGGGGCCGGCGGTCTCTGACGCGGCGGAAATGGCCGGCATGGTCGTAGGCCGCTTCAGCAACGCAGAGCCCGACATCGACGGCAATTCCGGCGGCGCGCAAGCGCGCGTGTCCCTGTCCTGCGACTTGCGGATTGGGATCCTCGATCGCCGCGACTACGCGCTTGATGCCGGCCGCGATCACAGCGTCCGCGCAAGGCGGCGATTTGCCGAAATGCGAGCAGGGTTCGAGCGTGACGTAGAGCGTCGCGCCGCGGGCCGCCTCGCCCGCGCGTCGCAGCGCCTCAGGCTCGGCATGCGGACGGCCGCCGGCTTGCGTCCAGCCGCGGCCGACGATCACGCCGTCCTTGACGATGACGGCACCGACGGCGGGGTTCGGCCAGGTGCGTCCCTGCCCGCGCCGGCCAAGCGCCAGCGCAAGCTGCATGAAGCGGCGATCAGCCTCCTTGGATTCTTTTTCCTTCTGCGCCTTCTGCGCGAGCTGATCCTCCAGAATGCGGAAGATCATTTGCGTATCGCGGCGAGCCGCGCTTCCTCCTCACCGGAGAGTTCGCCGAGCACATCGGCAAAATCCTTGGCCTCGCGAAAATTGCGGTAGACCGAGGCGAAGCGGACATAGGCGACGTCGTCGAGCGTGCGCAGATGCTCCATCACGGTCTCGCCGATCACCTCCGAGGAGATCTCGGCTTCGCCTGATGTCTCGAGCTCGCGCACGATGGCAGAAACCATCTTTTCCACCCGCTCGGGCTCG
This genomic interval from Bradyrhizobium sp. CB82 contains the following:
- a CDS encoding MerR family transcriptional regulator yields the protein MDKAPDAFRTISEVAQDLDIPQHVLRFWETRFSQIKPMKRSGGRRYYRPDDVDLLKGIRRLLYGEGYTIRGVQRILKEHGIKSVQGLADSSAAVSFGAIEDAIGQSLMETEEEQEVRGVDTDDDDYQGEEEEGIDFRFAEIDDEEVLTTFRKGPSERAGPNPADRERLERALQDLVACRELLEEALKSG
- a CDS encoding integration host factor subunit alpha; translation: MTETSKTVTRVDLCEAVYQKVGLSRTESSAFVELVLKEITDCLERGETVKLSSFGSFMVRKKGQRIGRNPKTGTEVPISPRRVMVFKPSAILKQRINAQHKANGDGSKTQPEA
- a CDS encoding beta-ketoacyl-ACP synthase III is translated as MTKIRSVVLGCGAYLPEQVLTNAQLAQRVDTSDDWIVQRTGIRERHVAAEGEFTSHLAIKAAQAALANAGVDAQSIELIVLATSTPDNTFPATAVAVQHGLGITHGAAFDLQAVCSGFVFALATADNFLRTGAYKRALVIGAETFSRILDWNDRGTCVLFGDGAGAIVLEAQEQPGNAAADRGLLTTHLRSDGRHKAKLFVDGGPSSTQTVGHLRMEGREVFKHAVGMITDVIVDAFEATGLNAESIDWFVPHQANKRIIDASAHKLHIAPQKVVLTVDRHGNTSAASIPLALSVALKDGRIKRGDLVLLEAMGGGFTWGSALVRW
- the plsX gene encoding phosphate acyltransferase PlsX, translated to MPSKVRIALDAMGGDVGAPVVIPGAAISLARHPDVEFLLVGDRAKIEPELQKHPLLKAASKVIHTDVAVSMEDKPSQALRRGRRTSSMWLAIDAVKKGDADVAISAGNTGALMAMSRFHLRTLPGIDRPAITGIWPTKRGESVVLDLGATIGGDAHHLVSLAVMGAAMASVLFNKPRPTVGLLNIGVEEIKGHEEIREAGETLRAMNLPQLDYIGFVEGDGIGKGLADVIVTEGFSGNIALKAAEGTARQMAELLRNEMQRSWMSKLGYLFARGAFQTLRDKMDPNKSNGGVFLGLKGVVVKSHGGVTAEGFAYAIDVGYEMVHYDLLTKINQMLNRDGGALTSVPTAQEAVS
- a CDS encoding DUF177 domain-containing protein; the protein is MTRSNAGPETDPWRVPVIVAQIPDTGLHREIEASSREREAMAEVAGVREILSAQASFDMSPKSGGRVHVTGSVRARIGQTCVVTLDPIESEIDEEIDLMFAPEAEARRLADLIEEGHDSDGAEAAPEPPEAIMAGAIDLGRLATDALFLGIDPYPRKPGAVFEAQVTAPDPEDHPFAALKALQDKPKRK
- a CDS encoding ubiquinol-cytochrome C chaperone family protein, whose translation is MLWPFKHFRKPRLAPRGTIETIYGMIVTQAREPMFYRDLAVPDTVNGRFDLLLLHLWLLLRRLRAASDGTELSQALFDRFCEDMDDNLREMGIGDQTVPKRMRAFGEAFYGRARAYDQAMDAGGEALALAISKNILSKNILNGTDSAQARRLAAYARATEADLARTDQSALLRGLFAFPSPPGEYVAP
- a CDS encoding outer membrane protein assembly factor BamE, whose translation is MTNSSQTSHRGAKARGHYARWRVVAAAALVGIALAACTGEQFQKGYILPPGALEQIPLGASQDQVLIVMGTPSTVATLDGEVFYYISQRSERPVAFMNQSVVDQRVIAIYFDKNRRVRRLANYGLQDGKIFDFISRTTPTSGQELSYLTPLFKLLSFN
- a CDS encoding tripartite tricarboxylate transporter substrate binding protein; translation: MIRRSFSRRRVLTGAAALSTAAILPRTSLADWKPAENIRIIVPAAAGGSTDVMGRLLAAHLQTTWGQSAIVENRSGGGGTIGTAEAARAKADGHTILIGNPGPNAIAYSIFKNLSYKADQLQPVSNMIRIPNIVSAHPKTGIKSIAELIAILKANPDKFSYASSGVGQSPHLTGAWFLQLTGLKMTHIPFRGAGPALQAALAGDIQILFDNLYPSLPQVQNGTLNGLCVTTPERSELAPKLATMRESAPELANFDVSSWFGVFLPKSVPAPVLEALNLQVKAMLAREDIKKNIASMGARADYGTPQQFSDFVDAEARKFAGIIAKEGLQMDAQ